The following proteins are co-located in the Gloeocapsa sp. PCC 7428 genome:
- a CDS encoding response regulator transcription factor — translation MKISQMRELRKSKILVIENEPQTLSLLVECLEDQGFDPIGANTGLLGIQQAQQNPDSIICDISLPDRSGYDILEALRQDSVTAVIPFIFLTGKVSYADIRRGMELGADDYLIKPCLLKDLVRAINIQLEKRAKLQSLYAARNQVIVSQPPAKNKQLTITHSLFPSGTKWNEVFEFIESNYHKQITLSEVAKAVGYSPAYLTNLIAQDTGNSVHNWIIKRRMLAASSLLTETKLSVSQIADAVGYQDASYFCQQFRQYYGMSPKAWRNNKKTAPANELLSDSILCAS, via the coding sequence TTGAAAATAAGTCAGATGAGGGAGCTTAGAAAGAGCAAGATTTTGGTAATTGAAAATGAGCCTCAAACACTTTCTTTGCTTGTAGAATGTTTAGAAGATCAGGGATTTGACCCAATTGGTGCCAACACTGGTTTGCTTGGGATTCAGCAGGCACAACAAAACCCCGACTCAATTATCTGTGATATTTCATTACCAGACCGCTCCGGTTACGATATTTTGGAGGCTTTGCGTCAAGATTCAGTCACAGCCGTTATTCCTTTCATTTTCTTGACGGGTAAAGTTAGTTATGCAGACATTCGTAGAGGTATGGAATTGGGGGCGGATGATTATTTAATCAAGCCATGTTTGTTAAAAGATTTAGTGCGAGCTATCAACATTCAATTGGAAAAACGTGCTAAATTGCAAAGCTTGTATGCAGCGCGAAACCAAGTTATTGTCAGCCAGCCACCGGCAAAAAACAAACAACTTACAATCACTCACTCACTTTTTCCATCAGGGACAAAGTGGAATGAAGTTTTCGAGTTTATCGAGTCTAACTATCATAAACAAATTACACTGAGTGAAGTAGCAAAAGCGGTTGGCTATTCACCTGCTTATTTAACCAATTTAATTGCTCAAGATACGGGCAACAGCGTACACAACTGGATTATTAAAAGAAGGATGTTAGCAGCGTCTTCTTTGTTAACAGAAACAAAACTATCAGTAAGTCAAATTGCTGACGCGGTGGGTTATCAAGATGCAAGTTATTTCTGTCAGCAGTTTCGTCAATACTATGGAATGTCACCAAAAGCGTGGAGGAACAATAAGAAAACCGCTCCCGCGAATGAATTGCTAAGCGACTCAATACTCTGCGCAAGTTGA
- a CDS encoding pentapeptide repeat-containing protein yields MPAIDFSNQTLIGNNFNNQNLNGSNFFKSRLENVSFVSTLLRSTNFEEAFLLNVNASNAVFAPNNNFPQPANLFKAKLENVNLSGANLRRANLTLVDTTNINLSNANLTDAILREASLSGEQSNRPNLTNANFTRADLFKADLKAADFTGATLVDANLQEATLEGAVLANINATGADFRLANITDIDIGGTVNFNLANLSGVAITDVSRVLDPQTGQPIPLSISFRGANLSQVSLEDVFLGGGDFRPFDGLRNGVRVIQPTDLAGLNLADADLTGARFNGAILNNFIGGDLNLSGVNFSSFVASNGQVFATQLNNANLSDSQLIGANFSNVVAEDIFLENADLSGADLRDADLSGANLKGANLSGANLTGVELDGADLSEANLAGAILNGAVLDNALVQKTDLTGADFTNATLTGADLKEAIGDSLTNFTGANLNGASLEVGSFIGSNFTDAALRDTNLIKANFTDALFIDGSDANSVGADLTSSTFIDGIAINGDFRNALLVNANLTKANFTGANLAGANLSGAITTDTIF; encoded by the coding sequence ATGCCAGCGATAGATTTTAGCAATCAAACTTTGATAGGCAATAATTTTAACAATCAAAACTTGAACGGTTCCAACTTTTTTAAATCTCGCTTGGAAAATGTCAGTTTTGTGAGTACGCTTTTAAGAAGCACCAATTTTGAAGAAGCGTTTTTGCTTAATGTTAATGCTTCTAATGCTGTTTTCGCGCCCAATAACAACTTTCCGCAACCAGCCAATTTATTCAAAGCTAAGCTAGAGAATGTCAATCTCAGTGGAGCAAATCTCAGACGCGCGAATTTAACGTTGGTCGATACAACAAACATTAATTTATCCAATGCTAATCTCACCGATGCAATTTTAAGAGAGGCAAGTCTCAGCGGCGAACAATCTAATCGACCAAACTTAACCAATGCGAATTTTACACGAGCCGATTTATTTAAAGCTGATTTAAAAGCTGCGGATTTCACAGGAGCCACCTTAGTCGATGCAAATCTGCAAGAAGCTACTTTAGAAGGTGCCGTTTTAGCCAATATCAATGCGACAGGTGCTGACTTTAGACTTGCCAACATTACAGATATTGACATTGGGGGTACCGTTAATTTTAACCTTGCCAATTTGAGCGGTGTCGCTATCACTGATGTCAGTCGCGTGCTTGATCCACAAACCGGGCAGCCGATTCCATTGAGTATTAGTTTTCGGGGCGCTAATTTATCACAAGTTAGCTTGGAAGACGTTTTTCTCGGTGGTGGTGATTTTCGTCCTTTTGATGGACTGCGTAACGGGGTACGAGTTATTCAACCTACAGATTTAGCTGGGTTGAATCTTGCTGACGCTGATTTAACTGGTGCGAGGTTTAATGGTGCAATTCTCAACAACTTCATAGGAGGTGATCTCAACTTAAGCGGTGTGAATTTTAGCTCCTTCGTTGCGTCTAATGGTCAGGTGTTTGCAACGCAGTTAAACAACGCGAATCTGTCTGATAGCCAACTGATAGGTGCTAATTTTAGTAATGTTGTTGCCGAAGATATCTTTTTAGAAAATGCGGATCTCAGTGGTGCAGACTTGAGAGATGCTGATCTCAGCGGCGCTAATCTTAAGGGAGCTAACCTCAGTGGGGCTAACTTAACTGGAGTTGAACTCGATGGAGCGGACTTGAGCGAAGCTAACTTAGCTGGGGCAATCCTCAACGGAGCCGTACTCGACAATGCGTTGGTTCAAAAAACGGACTTAACAGGAGCAGACTTTACGAATGCTACACTCACAGGGGCTGATTTAAAAGAAGCCATTGGAGATAGTTTAACCAACTTCACAGGTGCAAATCTCAACGGAGCCAGCTTGGAAGTCGGAAGCTTTATCGGAAGTAACTTCACAGATGCGGCTTTGAGAGATACCAACTTGATCAAGGCAAACTTTACTGATGCACTCTTTATCGATGGTAGTGATGCAAATTCAGTGGGTGCTGATTTGACGAGTAGTACATTTATTGACGGAATTGCGATCAACGGTGATTTCCGTAACGCACTTTTGGTCAATGCTAATTTGACCAAAGCAAACTTTACGGGTGCTAACTTAGCTGGTGCTAATTTAAGTGGTGCAATTACAACAGACACAATATTTTGA
- a CDS encoding NB-ARC domain-containing protein has translation MQDLLMSAEEALALLDTLIAGQKLKDIQELVFRYSWQGWTYPQIAAHAGYDTGHIRDVGAQLWQQLTQAFGEQVTKNNLQAVIRRRVQQSGTNYNAIALTRQKSQYWEEAIDVSVFYGRSTELALLQQWIAQDRCRLVAILGMGGIGKTALATKLATQIQGQFDVLIWQSLRDAPPIVEVLTQLLQVVAKHDALPETYEAQISLLMQYLRDLRCLIVWDNVDAVLGDGHAGQYRQGYENYGEVMRRIGAELHTSCLLLTSREQPKTITALEGNLLPIRSLPLIGLSTTEVKEICQSNNCFCTSEIDWQQLQTSYAGNPLALKIVATTVRDLFDGSVSEFLAQEAIAFGDISALLDEQFQRLSELEKQVMYWLAINREWVTLAELREDFVPQISQSKLLEALLSLRRRSLLEKNHKLFTLQPVVMEYVTEQLIEQDRAEILTQRLQLFLSHALIKASSKDYIRESQTRVILAPLAARLMTDLGSLRQVEHQLSDIIVQLRSPPFLLGYGGGNIINLLRYFQVDLCSYDFSSLKIWQAYLIGTNLHQVNFSGADLNKSVFTGVLNSALSVAFSPDGRLLAMGNADSKVRIWHTANYTELLTCEGHKSWVISIAFSPDGQTLASASFDQTVRLWNLATGECLHVLQGHTGWAHAIAFHPQGHLLVTGSFDCTLRLWNVSTGECLKILRGHTNHVTATAFSPNGCLLASSSYDQTVRFWDLDTGETIKVLQGHAHWVRSIAFSPDGQAIASSSWDCTVKLWDVNTGLCRTTFEGHTEPAAFVVFSPDGTMLASGSYDCTVKLWNVATGQCAKTLQKHSGWIWSVAFHPDGQAIASGSFDSTVVVWDVKTGRSLRTLQGYSASIKSIAFSPDGQFLASASDDTTIKLWHIQSRECVQSRSGHDSWVWCVAFSPDGHTLASSSNNGTIKLWNTATGQLQRILQGFQSRANTVFSAVFSPRGDIIASCDNDRTIKLWDVRTGKCLLLSSDCRAWAIAFSPDGKTLASGHDDQTVKLWNLEGDCIASLAGHTSLVFGVAFSPDGEMIASASDDKTVKLWNKQGHLKTLQEHKGVAWCVAFSPQGKILASGSHDKTVKLWDVATSTCLKTLSGHLGEVWAIAFSPDGKMLASGGTDQNIKLWDVNTGECITTLRAPRLYEQMNITGTTGLTTAQKLTLKALGAIEI, from the coding sequence ATGCAAGATTTATTGATGTCTGCTGAAGAAGCTTTAGCGCTGTTAGATACACTTATAGCAGGACAGAAGCTTAAAGATATTCAAGAACTTGTCTTTCGTTACTCTTGGCAAGGGTGGACTTATCCGCAAATTGCGGCACACGCTGGATATGATACAGGGCACATTCGTGATGTTGGTGCTCAACTATGGCAACAACTAACACAAGCATTCGGGGAACAAGTCACAAAAAATAATCTGCAAGCAGTAATACGGCGGCGAGTACAGCAAAGCGGTACAAATTACAATGCGATCGCACTGACGCGCCAAAAATCTCAGTATTGGGAAGAAGCAATCGATGTTTCGGTATTCTACGGACGCAGCACAGAATTAGCACTATTACAGCAGTGGATCGCTCAAGATCGCTGTCGGTTAGTTGCAATTTTAGGTATGGGTGGTATTGGTAAAACCGCACTCGCAACGAAGTTAGCAACCCAAATTCAAGGTCAATTTGATGTTTTGATTTGGCAATCGCTACGCGATGCACCACCGATTGTAGAAGTTTTGACGCAACTACTTCAGGTTGTTGCGAAACACGATGCATTACCGGAAACTTACGAAGCTCAAATATCACTATTAATGCAATATTTACGCGACTTGCGATGTTTAATTGTTTGGGACAATGTTGATGCAGTACTAGGTGACGGACACGCTGGACAGTATCGCCAAGGTTATGAGAATTATGGCGAGGTTATGCGGCGGATCGGTGCGGAACTTCATACAAGTTGTCTGTTGCTGACAAGTCGCGAACAACCGAAAACCATAACCGCACTAGAAGGAAATCTTTTACCAATTCGTAGTTTACCTTTAATTGGCTTAAGCACGACAGAAGTGAAAGAAATCTGTCAAAGTAATAACTGTTTTTGCACGTCAGAAATCGATTGGCAACAGTTACAGACAAGTTATGCGGGAAATCCTTTAGCACTCAAAATTGTTGCCACAACTGTCCGCGATTTGTTTGATGGAAGCGTCAGCGAATTTTTAGCACAGGAGGCGATCGCATTTGGCGATATTAGTGCGTTATTAGATGAGCAGTTTCAACGCTTATCCGAGTTAGAAAAACAAGTGATGTATTGGCTCGCAATTAACCGCGAATGGGTAACTTTAGCAGAACTGCGTGAAGATTTTGTTCCCCAAATCTCGCAATCAAAATTATTAGAAGCTTTGCTATCTTTACGACGGCGATCGCTCTTGGAAAAAAATCATAAATTATTTACTTTACAACCTGTTGTAATGGAGTATGTAACCGAACAGTTGATCGAGCAAGATCGTGCAGAAATTCTTACACAGCGGCTACAATTGTTCTTATCCCATGCTTTAATTAAAGCTTCTTCTAAAGACTACATTCGGGAAAGTCAAACACGAGTTATTCTTGCGCCACTTGCAGCTAGACTCATGACTGATTTAGGCTCTCTTCGGCAAGTGGAACATCAACTCAGCGATATTATTGTGCAGTTGCGATCGCCTCCCTTTTTGCTAGGCTACGGTGGGGGAAATATAATTAATCTCTTACGTTACTTCCAAGTCGATCTTTGTAGTTATGATTTTTCGTCTTTAAAAATCTGGCAAGCGTATCTTATTGGGACGAATTTACACCAAGTTAACTTTTCTGGTGCAGACTTAAATAAATCAGTTTTTACAGGTGTTTTAAATAGTGCTTTATCAGTTGCTTTTAGTCCTGATGGTCGCCTTTTGGCAATGGGTAATGCGGATAGTAAAGTGCGCATATGGCACACAGCTAACTATACAGAATTATTGACTTGTGAAGGTCACAAAAGTTGGGTAATTTCAATTGCGTTTAGCCCTGATGGACAAACCTTAGCGAGTGCGAGTTTCGATCAAACCGTGCGACTTTGGAACTTAGCAACAGGTGAATGTCTCCATGTATTACAAGGACATACGGGCTGGGCGCACGCGATCGCGTTTCATCCTCAAGGTCATCTCTTAGTAACAGGAAGTTTTGATTGTACGCTTAGATTATGGAATGTCTCAACAGGCGAATGCTTAAAAATCCTTAGAGGACACACAAATCATGTCACAGCCACAGCCTTTAGCCCTAATGGTTGTCTACTCGCCAGTAGCAGCTATGACCAAACCGTGAGGTTTTGGGATCTTGACACTGGAGAAACCATTAAAGTTTTACAAGGACACGCGCATTGGGTAAGGTCGATTGCGTTTAGTCCTGACGGTCAAGCGATCGCAAGCAGTAGTTGGGATTGTACTGTTAAGCTGTGGGATGTCAATACAGGTCTATGTCGCACAACATTTGAGGGACATACTGAACCCGCCGCATTCGTTGTCTTTAGTCCTGATGGAACAATGCTGGCGAGTGGTAGCTACGACTGTACAGTGAAGTTGTGGAATGTGGCAACGGGACAATGCGCAAAAACCTTACAAAAGCACTCTGGTTGGATTTGGTCAGTTGCGTTTCATCCTGACGGTCAAGCGATCGCAAGTGGTAGTTTCGATAGCACCGTCGTTGTGTGGGATGTGAAGACAGGGCGATCGCTACGCACATTGCAAGGCTACAGCGCCAGTATCAAATCAATTGCGTTTAGTCCTGATGGTCAGTTTTTGGCAAGTGCGAGTGATGATACAACGATTAAGTTATGGCATATCCAATCAAGAGAATGCGTTCAATCGCGTTCAGGACACGATAGCTGGGTGTGGTGTGTGGCGTTTAGCCCCGATGGTCATACTTTAGCTAGCAGTAGTAACAACGGCACAATCAAATTATGGAATACTGCTACAGGTCAACTCCAACGGATTCTGCAAGGTTTTCAAAGCCGCGCTAATACAGTATTTTCTGCGGTTTTTAGTCCGCGTGGTGATATCATTGCCAGTTGTGATAATGACCGCACGATTAAATTATGGGACGTTCGTACAGGTAAATGTTTACTCTTATCGAGTGATTGTCGCGCATGGGCGATCGCATTTAGCCCTGATGGTAAAACTTTAGCGAGTGGACATGATGACCAAACTGTCAAGCTATGGAACTTAGAGGGAGATTGCATCGCATCTTTAGCCGGACACACCAGTTTAGTTTTTGGCGTTGCGTTTAGTCCTGACGGGGAAATGATTGCAAGTGCAAGTGATGACAAAACCGTTAAGTTGTGGAACAAACAAGGTCATCTCAAGACTCTACAGGAACATAAGGGTGTTGCTTGGTGTGTTGCGTTTAGCCCTCAAGGTAAAATTTTAGCTAGCGGCAGTCACGATAAAACGGTGAAATTGTGGGATGTTGCAACGAGTACGTGTCTTAAAACTTTGAGCGGTCATTTGGGGGAAGTGTGGGCGATCGCATTTAGTCCTGATGGAAAAATGCTAGCTAGTGGCGGAACAGATCAAAACATTAAACTCTGGGATGTTAACACTGGAGAGTGTATTACAACACTAAGAGCGCCGAGGCTTTATGAACAGATGAACATCACAGGTACAACAGGTTTAACCACAGCGCAAAAATTAACACTAAAGGCACTAGGAGCGATAGAAATTTGA
- a CDS encoding alpha/beta hydrolase has product MSLFCLVHGAFQGAWCWDLLTPRLEAQGHKTVAMDLPIENASATLSQFADAVIQALPKTDDDIVLVGHSMAGTIIPLVAEAIEVRQLIFVAALIPYPGVSTLDQFSHHLDSETLESFKYQPKDPTKLEQFHSEPDMFEPASVGKDFSDAAVLREFFYSDCQPEVVQWAIAKSRSQQSLAYIFEPNPLTALPAVERKYIVCINDRIISSTWSRYAARQRLGVDAIELASGHCPHLSCPDLLAAVLMSH; this is encoded by the coding sequence ATGAGTCTATTTTGTCTTGTTCATGGTGCTTTTCAAGGGGCTTGGTGTTGGGATTTACTCACTCCCCGATTAGAAGCACAAGGTCACAAAACTGTCGCAATGGATTTGCCAATTGAAAATGCATCTGCTACTTTGTCTCAGTTTGCGGATGCAGTTATACAAGCACTACCAAAAACCGATGATGATATTGTCTTAGTTGGTCACTCAATGGCTGGTACTATCATTCCTCTTGTCGCCGAAGCCATCGAAGTGCGTCAACTCATATTCGTAGCTGCGCTGATTCCGTATCCTGGAGTCAGTACACTCGATCAATTTTCGCATCATCTTGATTCTGAAACCCTCGAATCATTCAAGTATCAGCCAAAAGATCCAACTAAACTCGAACAGTTTCATTCTGAGCCTGATATGTTTGAACCTGCTTCGGTAGGGAAAGATTTTTCAGATGCAGCCGTATTAAGAGAGTTTTTCTATTCTGATTGTCAACCAGAGGTAGTACAGTGGGCGATCGCGAAAAGTCGTTCGCAACAATCTCTAGCATATATTTTTGAACCAAATCCACTCACCGCTTTGCCTGCGGTCGAGCGCAAATATATTGTTTGTATTAATGACCGCATAATATCTTCTACATGGTCGCGTTATGCTGCGCGCCAACGCCTAGGAGTCGATGCGATTGAGCTAGCTTCTGGACATTGCCCGCATCTGTCGTGTCCTGACCTTCTTGCTGCGGTATTAATGAGTCATTAA
- a CDS encoding DUF3574 domain-containing protein — protein MLALRKSFSALFITSLLFTGSVASLPEARAQIPEAPADSLSRTNILLQDELYFGRSRPDGIVSEEQFQRFLRNVVTPRFPDGLTVVDASGQFRTSTGAIIREPTKILILIYPNNLAKRRAIEEIISLYKTQFQQESVLRVTSVPVRVGF, from the coding sequence ATGCTTGCTTTACGAAAAAGTTTTAGCGCTCTTTTTATTACTAGTCTGCTGTTTACAGGCTCGGTGGCTTCATTACCCGAAGCCCGCGCCCAAATTCCAGAAGCGCCAGCAGATAGCTTGAGCCGCACCAATATTCTGCTACAAGATGAGTTGTATTTTGGCAGATCTCGACCAGACGGTATTGTTTCTGAGGAACAATTTCAAAGATTTTTACGCAATGTCGTCACGCCGCGTTTTCCTGATGGATTGACAGTCGTTGATGCTAGTGGACAGTTTCGTACCAGCACAGGAGCAATTATTAGAGAACCAACGAAGATATTAATTTTGATTTATCCGAATAACCTTGCAAAAAGACGTGCAATTGAGGAAATTATTAGCCTCTACAAGACGCAGTTTCAACAAGAATCAGTTTTACGTGTTACAAGTGTACCTGTACGAGTTGGGTTTTGA
- a CDS encoding calcium-binding protein has product MAIISGNPTNGNDVIVADGANDIIDALAGSDRVDGGGGNDALIGNTGNDSLFGNTGNDTLLGNTGNDVLRGGLGSDILDGGEGIDRVTESGDATIRLNNTSLRIGNETDTLSNIETATLTGGEGNNSISAFEFTLGSVTLNGLAGNDQLRGGTRNDTLNGGIGNDLLDGQAGDDVLNGGDGNDNLEGEAGNDTLNGGAGIDRVTEFSDFNLTLTNNALVGEGIDQLNSIETALLRGGNNGTVVDASQFTLGSVDIGGGNGNDLLFGGSGNDELDAGSSGSDTLRGSLGNDIYEVTGFNDTVIENPGGGIDTVESDGSFTLGANVENLDLKGFDAVNGTGNELNNFIDGNRANNMLNGGVGNDTLKGSQGDDVLIGGVGNDQFLFSTGNAFRFDDLGVDTITNFSVGSDKIVLSKTTFDTLFSGAGGTLNPSEFEVVDSFSEQFSSNAKITYNSVRGNLCFNRNGSVVVGGDAEGNIIADLNPSNTPGGSPNISAADILIVA; this is encoded by the coding sequence ATGGCGATTATTTCAGGAAACCCAACCAACGGAAACGATGTCATCGTTGCGGATGGAGCTAATGACATTATTGATGCACTTGCAGGCAGCGATCGCGTCGATGGCGGTGGTGGTAATGACGCTCTAATCGGCAACACAGGTAATGATAGTTTGTTCGGTAATACAGGCAACGATACTCTCCTAGGAAATACAGGTAATGACGTTCTAAGAGGTGGATTAGGCAGTGACATTCTCGATGGTGGAGAGGGCATTGATCGCGTTACTGAGTCGGGTGATGCGACTATCCGCCTGAACAACACCAGTTTAAGAATCGGTAATGAAACTGATACACTCAGCAACATTGAAACAGCAACACTCACGGGAGGTGAAGGTAATAACTCAATTAGTGCCTTTGAATTTACCCTTGGATCGGTAACTCTTAATGGCTTAGCTGGTAACGATCAACTAAGAGGTGGTACTCGCAATGACACGCTCAACGGTGGAATTGGCAACGATCTGCTTGATGGTCAAGCTGGTGATGATGTCCTCAATGGTGGTGATGGTAATGATAACTTAGAGGGCGAGGCTGGCAATGACACATTGAATGGTGGCGCAGGCATTGACCGAGTTACCGAGTTCAGCGATTTTAACCTCACTTTGACCAACAATGCTTTAGTGGGTGAGGGCATCGATCAATTAAATAGTATTGAAACCGCGTTACTACGTGGAGGTAACAATGGGACTGTCGTTGACGCTTCTCAATTCACCTTGGGATCTGTTGATATTGGCGGTGGAAATGGCAACGATCTCCTCTTTGGTGGCAGCGGTAATGACGAACTTGATGCGGGTTCATCAGGCTCCGACACGCTTAGAGGCAGTTTGGGCAATGATATTTACGAAGTCACTGGCTTTAACGATACCGTTATAGAGAACCCTGGTGGTGGCATCGATACTGTTGAGTCTGACGGCAGCTTTACGCTGGGAGCCAACGTAGAAAACTTGGATCTCAAAGGTTTTGACGCGGTTAATGGCACAGGCAACGAGCTTAATAACTTTATTGATGGCAACCGAGCTAATAATATGCTCAACGGAGGAGTTGGCAATGACACTCTCAAAGGCAGTCAAGGTGACGATGTCTTGATTGGCGGTGTTGGTAATGACCAGTTCTTGTTTAGCACAGGCAACGCCTTTCGATTTGACGATCTTGGTGTAGATACCATTACAAACTTTAGTGTGGGTAGCGACAAAATTGTTTTATCCAAAACCACATTTGACACGCTCTTTAGTGGTGCTGGCGGTACTTTGAATCCGTCTGAGTTTGAGGTCGTCGATAGCTTCTCTGAACAGTTCTCCAGTAATGCCAAGATTACCTATAACTCGGTCAGAGGCAACTTATGTTTTAACCGCAATGGCTCAGTGGTTGTGGGCGGCGATGCGGAAGGGAATATCATTGCTGACCTTAATCCTAGCAATACTCCTGGTGGATCTCCTAATATCAGTGCCGCAGACATCCTAATTGTCGCCTAG
- a CDS encoding DUF2993 domain-containing protein, with protein sequence MGSQKTEVEAEHSRTSITEGMTSDNHSKQSRMIAKVLSPAVRLWLRSQVQQVAHLDVQISGSDRQILSGYIPHVSISAQNAVYQGLHLTNIQLQGKKIRTNLGGVLRGQPLRLLEAVPVFGEAILHQSDLNASLQSPLLAEALTTLLKTFLPENSIKNQTVTWEQVTLGSDRLTIQGSIISDRKMPLMLDARLGLVGSQELALKKLQIHSHLGLHEIDDYQIDLGSEVAIEKLTLNSNQLVCSGRINVLP encoded by the coding sequence GTGGGGAGTCAAAAGACAGAAGTAGAAGCGGAACACAGCCGTACATCGATAACCGAGGGCATGACTTCAGACAACCATTCTAAACAAAGTCGCATGATCGCCAAAGTGCTATCGCCTGCGGTGCGGTTGTGGTTGCGATCGCAAGTTCAGCAAGTCGCGCATCTCGATGTTCAAATTTCAGGAAGCGATCGCCAAATTCTGAGTGGCTATATTCCCCACGTATCAATATCCGCGCAAAACGCAGTTTATCAAGGATTGCACTTGACAAACATTCAACTTCAAGGTAAAAAAATTCGGACTAATTTAGGTGGAGTCTTGCGAGGTCAACCGCTACGATTACTTGAAGCTGTACCAGTTTTTGGAGAAGCGATTCTTCATCAATCAGATCTGAATGCTTCGCTTCAGTCGCCGCTACTTGCAGAAGCACTAACGACGTTACTAAAAACTTTTCTGCCAGAAAATAGTATTAAAAATCAAACGGTAACTTGGGAGCAAGTTACTTTGGGAAGCGATCGCCTAACAATTCAAGGTTCAATCATAAGCGATCGCAAAATGCCACTCATGCTTGACGCGCGATTAGGATTAGTTGGTAGTCAAGAATTAGCGCTAAAAAAACTGCAAATTCATTCGCATTTGGGATTACACGAGATCGACGACTATCAAATCGATCTTGGTTCGGAAGTTGCGATTGAAAAACTGACTTTAAACTCAAATCAGTTGGTATGTTCTGGTCGTATTAACGTACTTCCCTAA
- a CDS encoding pseudouridine synthase, which yields MEERIQKILSQWGVASRRQAEEMIRLGRVRCNGKVIELGQKADPQVDAITVDGKLLQLRSRPQPVYLLLNKPAGVISTRHDPQGRRTVMDLLSPELRVGQGIHPVGRLDADSTGALLLTNDGNLTLALTHPRHSITKTYRVWVEGHPPPAVLQQWRRGVILDNRKTRPARVSIVDQNHTHTCLEVILQEGRNRQIRRIAQQLGYPVHQLQRTAIGLIQLQPPPLPEGCYRPLQDFELRFLRDQTDRIRIQESSAIKE from the coding sequence ATGGAGGAAAGAATTCAAAAAATTCTCTCCCAGTGGGGTGTTGCGTCACGGCGACAAGCAGAAGAGATGATTCGGCTGGGACGGGTGCGGTGCAATGGAAAAGTCATTGAGTTAGGACAAAAAGCCGATCCCCAAGTTGATGCCATTACAGTTGACGGGAAACTGCTTCAACTGCGATCGCGTCCGCAACCAGTTTATCTCTTACTCAACAAACCAGCTGGAGTTATATCTACTCGTCACGATCCCCAAGGACGCCGCACTGTTATGGATCTCCTGTCGCCAGAATTACGTGTCGGTCAAGGCATTCATCCTGTTGGACGCCTAGATGCAGATTCTACAGGAGCGTTACTGCTGACTAATGATGGCAACCTGACACTCGCACTAACGCACCCTAGGCACAGTATTACAAAAACTTATCGGGTGTGGGTAGAAGGTCATCCACCACCAGCGGTATTACAACAATGGCGTCGTGGTGTGATTTTGGATAACCGTAAAACTCGACCTGCGCGTGTCAGCATAGTCGATCAAAATCATACTCATACTTGCTTAGAAGTGATTTTACAAGAGGGGAGGAATCGACAAATACGACGTATTGCTCAGCAATTAGGGTATCCCGTACATCAGTTACAGCGTACGGCGATTGGCTTGATTCAATTACAACCGCCGCCTTTACCTGAGGGCTGCTATCGTCCGTTACAAGATTTTGAACTACGTTTTTTGCGCGATCAAACAGACCGCATACGTATTCAGGAATCAAGTGCAATCAAGGAGTGA